A single region of the Camelus ferus isolate YT-003-E chromosome 2, BCGSAC_Cfer_1.0, whole genome shotgun sequence genome encodes:
- the ARSJ gene encoding arylsulfatase J isoform X2 encodes MLLCTSRLHLERRYQIHTGLQHSIIRPTQPNCLPLDNATLPQKLKEVGYSTHMVGKWHLGFYRKECMPTKRGFDTFFGSLLGSGDYYTHYKCDSPGMCGYDLYENDDAAWDYDNGVYSTQMYTQRVQQILASHDPRKPIFLYIAYQAVHSPLQAPGRYFEHYRSIININRRRYAAMLSCLDEAINNVTLALKTYGFYNNSIIIYSSDNGGQPTAGGSNWPLRGSKGTYWEGGIRAVGFVHSPLLKNKGTVCKELVHITDWYPTLISLAEGQIDEDIQLDGYDVWETISEGLRSPRVDILHNIDPIYTKAKNGSLAAGYGIWNTAIQSAIRVQHWKLLTGNPGYSDWVPPQSFSNLGPNRWHNERITLSTGKSVWLFNITADPYERVDLSNRYPGVVKQLLRRLSQFNKTAVPVRYPPKDPRSNPRLNGGVWGPWYKEENKKQKPSKNKAKKKQKKNKTKKKQQKAGAFPKCHSGVTRG; translated from the coding sequence GTATCAGATACACACCGGACTTCAACATTCTATCATAAGACCTACCCAGCCCAACTGCCTACCTCTGGACAACGCAACCCTACCTCAGAAGCTGAAGGAGGTCGGATATTCAACACATATGGTTGGAAAATGGCACTTGGGTTTTTATAGAAAAGAATGTATGCCCACCAAGAGAGGATTTGATACCTTTTTTGGTTCCCTCTTAGGAAGTGGTGATTACTATACACACTACAAGTGTGACAGCCCCGGGATGTGTGGCTATGACTTGTATGAAAATGACGATGCTGCCTGGGACTACGACAATGGCGTGTACTCCACACAGATGTACACTCAGAGAGTGCAGCAAATCCTAGCTTCCCATGACCCCAGAAAgcctatatttttatatatcgcCTACCAGGCTGTGCACTCCCCACTGCAAGCCCCCGGCAGGTATTTTGAACACTACAGATCTATCATCAACATCAACAGGCGCAGGTATGCTGCCATGCTTTCCTGCTTAGACGAAGCGATCAACAACGTGACCCTGGCTCTAAAGACGTATGGTTTCTATAACAACAGCATTATCATATATTCTTCAGATAACGGTGGCCAGCCCACGGCAGGAGGAAGTAACTGGCCTCTCAGAGGGAGCAAAGGAACCTATTGGGAAGGTGGGATCCGGGCTGTTGGCTTCGTGCACAGCCCGCTTCTGAAAAACAAGGGAACGGTGTGTAAGGAGCTTGTGCACATCACTGACTGGTACCCGACTCTGATTTCACTGGCTGAAGGACAGATTGATGAAGACATTCAGCTGGATGGCTATGATGTCTGGGAGACCATCAGTGAAGGCCTTCGTTCTCCCCGAGTGGATATTTTGCACAACATCGACCCCATTTATACCAAAGCAAAAAATGGCTCCTTGGCCGCAGGCTATGGGATCTGGAACACTGCCATCCAGTCGGCCATCAGGGTGCAGCACTGGAAACTGCTCACAGGGAACCCGGGGTACAGTGACTGGGTGCCCCCTCAGTCTTTCAGCAACCTGGGGCCGAACCGGTGGCACAATGAACGGATTACCTTGTCAACTGGCAAAAGTGTGTGGCTGTTTAACATCACAGCCGACCCGTATGAGAGAGTGGATCTTTCTAACAGGTACCCCGGAGTCGTGAAGCAGCTCCTCCGGAGGCTCTCCCAGTTCAACAAAACCGCAGTGCCTGTCAGGTACCCCCCCAAAGACCCTAGAAGTAATCCTCGGCTCAATGGAGGCGTCTGGGGACCCTGgtataaagaggaaaacaaaaaacagaagccAAGCAAAAATAAGGCtaagaaaaagcagaagaaaaataagacaaagaagaaacaacagaaagcAGGCGCATTTCCAAAATGCCATTCAGGTGTTACTCGTGGATAA